One Deltaproteobacteria bacterium DNA window includes the following coding sequences:
- a CDS encoding acyltransferase — MLKIGKHGRIENCKIVCSGKIVLGKFVQILDGAILDASMGNIIIGDETTINPYCVLYGAGGLTIGKNVGVATHTVIIPSNHGYLDLDTPMMKQPIEKKGIHIEDNVWIGSHSVILDGVTIASGAIVAAGAVVNRKVAREDIVAGIPAKTVNNRRSKVTQTKHQELKS, encoded by the coding sequence ATGTTAAAAATCGGTAAACACGGAAGAATAGAAAATTGTAAAATCGTATGTTCCGGTAAAATAGTACTTGGAAAATTCGTACAAATACTCGACGGTGCAATTTTAGATGCGAGTATGGGTAACATAATTATAGGAGATGAGACTACGATTAATCCTTATTGCGTTTTATACGGAGCTGGAGGATTGACAATCGGTAAAAACGTGGGAGTTGCGACACATACGGTAATTATTCCATCGAATCACGGCTATTTGGATTTAGATACCCCTATGATGAAACAACCGATTGAGAAAAAAGGAATCCATATTGAAGATAATGTATGGATCGGATCTCACAGTGTTATACTCGACGGCGTAACAATCGCCTCCGGTGCTATCGTAGCCGCCGGTGCGGTGGTCAACCGTAAGGTTGCCCGTGAGGATATCGTTGCCGGTATACCAGCCAAAACGGTAAACAACAGACGTTCAAAAGTAACACAGACTAAACATCAAGAGCTAAAAAGTTAA
- a CDS encoding FkbM family methyltransferase: MKNISLNDFSNIKVFNMALGNESKEKILIVPYGRNMGGAYLTSINSSDGGTKVAMNMLDSFVMENQISKIDLIKIDVEGYEFNVLNGAKESIKKYKPKLFIEVDDNHLQRQGISVKELIEFISTFGYFIIKADTGQEITKDYNFKNVHFDIICRIPK; the protein is encoded by the coding sequence ATGAAAAATATTAGTCTGAATGATTTTTCTAATATTAAAGTGTTCAATATGGCGCTTGGAAACGAATCAAAAGAAAAAATCTTAATTGTTCCCTACGGTAGAAATATGGGAGGAGCTTATCTAACATCAATAAATTCATCCGATGGAGGAACTAAAGTTGCTATGAACATGCTTGACAGTTTTGTGATGGAGAATCAAATATCCAAAATTGATCTTATAAAAATAGATGTTGAAGGATACGAGTTTAATGTTTTGAATGGAGCTAAAGAATCAATTAAAAAATATAAACCAAAATTATTTATTGAAGTTGATGATAACCACTTACAGAGACAGGGCATCTCGGTAAAGGAACTGATAGAATTTATCAGTACTTTTGGCTACTTCATAATTAAAGCAGATACAGGCCAAGAGATTACAAAAGATTATAATTTCAAGAATGTTCATTTTGATATAATATGTCGAATACCAAAATAA
- a CDS encoding glycosyltransferase: protein MLKLEHGTMYDIPDTIIIHTLSSWHGKNNFRRMKYLYMPMQVYRLLKYLKKHRIKIIVSFLQRANIINIMLKIVYPHYTITNVRTVLSKAYNRNGVLPRIKYLLHRSLNFSNTIICNSNGIKSDLIKNFNISADKIKVIYNLYDIKTIKTLSQEPLDPEYNEIFKVSVVINVGNLFTPKAQWHLIRSFVKIKETIKDAKLVIIGQGNLEGYLKQLSKDTGFEKDIHFLGFQKNPFKFVSKAKIFVLSSLWEGFPNVLVEAMICGTPVISTDCRSGPREILAPNTDPFFETRNMEYAQYGLLVPVMDTRRYNVNESITREESIFADAMVTMLSNDQLRADYASRLSSRVMDFEQDKIVKAYLDTVILH from the coding sequence TTGCTTAAATTAGAACACGGAACCATGTACGATATTCCTGATACAATTATAATTCATACATTGTCGTCGTGGCATGGTAAGAATAATTTTCGTCGAATGAAATATCTCTATATGCCAATGCAGGTATACAGACTTTTAAAATATTTAAAAAAACACAGAATCAAAATAATAGTAAGTTTTCTCCAGCGGGCTAATATTATAAATATAATGTTAAAGATCGTCTATCCTCATTATACAATTACAAATGTGCGAACGGTCTTGAGCAAAGCTTATAATCGGAATGGAGTCCTGCCAAGAATAAAATATTTGCTTCACAGATCTCTTAATTTCTCAAATACTATAATCTGTAATTCTAATGGGATAAAAAGTGATCTTATAAAGAATTTTAATATTTCTGCAGATAAAATAAAGGTTATATATAATCTCTATGATATAAAAACAATAAAGACTTTATCGCAGGAACCACTTGATCCGGAATATAATGAAATATTTAAAGTATCCGTTGTTATAAATGTAGGTAATCTTTTTACACCAAAAGCACAGTGGCATCTTATACGCTCATTTGTAAAAATTAAAGAGACAATAAAAGACGCAAAACTTGTAATAATTGGCCAAGGTAATTTGGAAGGATATTTGAAGCAACTCTCAAAAGATACAGGATTTGAGAAAGATATTCATTTCCTTGGTTTCCAGAAGAATCCTTTCAAGTTCGTATCCAAAGCAAAAATATTTGTATTGTCATCTTTATGGGAAGGTTTTCCAAATGTACTGGTAGAGGCAATGATATGTGGAACGCCTGTTATTTCAACTGATTGTAGGTCCGGTCCTAGAGAAATACTCGCACCAAATACGGATCCATTTTTTGAAACGAGGAATATGGAATATGCACAATATGGTCTACTTGTCCCCGTTATGGATACGAGAAGATATAACGTAAATGAATCTATAACAAGAGAAGAATCAATATTTGCTGATGCAATGGTAACAATGTTAAGCAATGATCAACTGAGAGCTGATTATGCTTCACGATTAAGTTCAAGAGTAATGGATTTCGAGCAAGATAAAATAGTAAAAGCATATCTTGATACCGTCATTTTACATTAA
- a CDS encoding glycosyltransferase: MLNNQELKKHKKIAIIIPTFAGGGAERFASNLSLSLSNKGDIVNILYENRIVYPYGGKLITIDSPPASNIIDKFYKLISRKSRIKKVKKEENIDVSISVMESANVVNILTAGKDKTIISTRSFKAVSKGTRNLDALVYKLLMRQLYKRANMIVCVSAVIADSLMKDFNVQKKKVRVIYNPVDTLSVEALSKESTGKFDGIFKKPVIINVGRLTKAKGQWHLIKAFKKVKDTIPDAKLMFVGDGELKDNLLDLSHALGLKVWSTWTGGEPSDSYDIYFPGFQKNPFMFMAKAYVLAFPSLWEGFPNVLVEAMACGSPIISSDCISGPREILAPDTEPLYQTNKPEYALYGVLMPVCDNKINIIDSRFTPEEETWAGVIIQSLKDEKFKKKYIGLAKKRILDFKIESIAKQWDEVIETIMKEA, from the coding sequence ATGTTAAATAATCAAGAATTGAAAAAGCACAAAAAAATAGCCATTATAATTCCTACTTTCGCAGGAGGTGGGGCTGAAAGGTTTGCTTCGAACCTGAGTCTTTCCTTAAGTAACAAAGGGGATATTGTAAACATACTGTATGAAAACCGGATCGTTTACCCTTACGGTGGAAAGCTGATAACCATCGATAGCCCTCCGGCATCCAACATCATTGATAAGTTCTATAAATTGATTTCCAGGAAATCAAGGATTAAAAAAGTAAAAAAAGAAGAAAATATCGATGTTTCTATCAGCGTTATGGAAAGCGCAAACGTTGTCAACATCCTGACAGCCGGTAAGGACAAGACCATTATCAGCACACGTTCTTTCAAAGCCGTGAGTAAGGGAACAAGGAATTTAGATGCGCTCGTTTATAAGCTTCTTATGAGACAGCTATATAAAAGAGCAAATATGATAGTCTGTGTGTCTGCAGTTATCGCCGATAGTTTAATGAAGGATTTCAACGTACAAAAGAAAAAGGTAAGGGTCATTTATAATCCAGTCGACACCCTATCCGTAGAAGCACTCTCAAAGGAAAGCACCGGTAAATTCGATGGAATCTTTAAAAAACCCGTGATCATCAATGTAGGAAGGTTGACAAAAGCAAAGGGGCAATGGCATCTGATAAAGGCTTTTAAAAAAGTAAAAGATACGATACCTGATGCGAAACTGATGTTTGTAGGAGATGGAGAATTAAAGGATAATCTTCTTGATCTCTCCCATGCCCTTGGTTTAAAGGTCTGGAGTACCTGGACAGGTGGAGAGCCTTCAGATAGTTATGATATTTACTTCCCCGGATTTCAGAAGAACCCGTTTATGTTTATGGCAAAGGCATATGTATTGGCATTTCCTTCATTATGGGAGGGTTTTCCGAATGTGCTGGTCGAGGCAATGGCATGCGGCAGTCCCATCATCTCTTCGGATTGTATATCAGGGCCACGGGAAATCCTGGCTCCTGATACGGAGCCTTTGTATCAAACCAATAAACCGGAATATGCGCTCTATGGCGTTCTGATGCCTGTATGTGATAATAAGATAAACATCATTGATAGCCGCTTCACGCCGGAAGAAGAAACATGGGCTGGGGTAATCATACAATCATTAAAAGATGAAAAATTTAAAAAAAAATATATAGGGCTTGCAAAAAAAAGAATTTTAGACTTTAAAATAGAGAGCATCGCAAAGCAATGGGATGAAGTTATAGAAACCATAATGAAGGAAGCATAA